A genomic window from Candidatus Methylomirabilis sp. includes:
- a CDS encoding AAA family ATPase — protein WVLYLEGSTDLAVLRALSERLDHNASALLARPFVHYVENKPQKARDHFYGLREAKQDLVGFALFDHLDQSLQDRPELKELMWQRREIENYICTVETLLAYAEASPQLAAQGPLFERAEAERRRSVMQECIEDFVPKAAQRNPADRWWVETKVSGEFLDRLFQAFFTKLGLPNLMNKTDYHRLARYIPRDQIDPEISTVLDFIVEVATKSRPIREDEEA, from the coding sequence GATGGGTTCTCTACCTGGAAGGCTCAACTGATCTCGCTGTACTGCGTGCTCTTTCAGAGAGGCTAGACCATAATGCATCTGCCTTGCTTGCACGCCCGTTTGTCCACTATGTCGAGAACAAGCCTCAGAAGGCGCGTGACCATTTCTATGGGTTGCGCGAGGCCAAGCAGGATCTCGTAGGTTTCGCTCTATTCGACCATTTGGATCAATCGCTCCAGGATCGGCCCGAGCTCAAGGAGCTAATGTGGCAACGTCGCGAGATCGAGAACTACATCTGCACGGTAGAAACCCTTCTGGCCTACGCCGAAGCCTCTCCCCAGCTGGCAGCACAGGGACCCTTGTTTGAGCGCGCAGAGGCCGAAAGGCGACGTAGTGTCATGCAAGAATGCATCGAAGACTTTGTCCCAAAGGCGGCCCAGCGTAATCCGGCAGATCGCTGGTGGGTGGAAACCAAGGTGAGCGGTGAGTTTTTGGATCGTCTATTTCAAGCCTTTTTCACCAAGCTCGGTCTCCCTAATCTTATGAATAAGACTGACTATCACCGTTTGGCTCGCTATATACCAAGGGACCAAATTGACCCAGAGATATCAACGGTACTCGATTTTATCGTTGAAGTCGCCACTAAATCACGGCCCATCCGCGAGGACGAGGAGGCGTGA
- a CDS encoding tyrosine-type recombinase/integrase codes for MGEKMKDGIRKRPDRPSPFSVGWRDPESKRLRWRSFKTEEEAKAFRDTVRVDIRQGTYVDPRPIPFRDFALDWLARRRPTVSPNTAALHEWAVQKYLIPAFGPIPLQRLGAERIERWQADLLSRGEPGPRSVEICRTVLGTLLKDARQKGRIYVNPMEAVRRFPVPKRELRYLTAEQVRLLCEHVGRVYGVLFLVMAFCGLRIGEALGLRWSDLDARHRRLLIQRQVIWRRKKDCKAGEPRWAIAEPKSEAGQRAVEIPAPLFPFLEAHRETQNGSPNPLGLVFPSEDGTPLYPGNVRSRHFAPALKALGVEGIRPHDFRRTFIALHVEAGTHPKQIQERVGHSSIKLTMDVYGKLAGKMALGAEQAARLDALATKALPAPE; via the coding sequence ATGGGCGAGAAGATGAAAGACGGGATCCGGAAGCGCCCCGACCGCCCGAGCCCCTTCTCCGTCGGCTGGCGGGATCCTGAGAGCAAGCGGCTCCGCTGGCGGTCCTTCAAGACGGAGGAAGAGGCCAAGGCGTTCCGGGATACGGTGCGGGTGGACATCCGCCAGGGCACCTATGTGGATCCGAGGCCGATTCCCTTCCGGGACTTCGCCCTGGACTGGCTGGCCCGCCGGCGGCCCACGGTCTCCCCCAACACAGCGGCGCTCCACGAGTGGGCCGTCCAGAAGTACCTCATCCCGGCCTTCGGCCCGATCCCGCTCCAGCGCCTCGGCGCCGAGCGCATCGAACGCTGGCAGGCGGACCTCCTCTCCCGCGGGGAGCCGGGCCCCCGGAGCGTGGAGATCTGCCGGACGGTCCTGGGGACGCTGCTCAAGGACGCCCGGCAGAAGGGCCGCATCTACGTCAACCCGATGGAGGCGGTCCGCCGGTTCCCGGTCCCGAAGCGCGAGCTCCGGTATCTGACGGCGGAACAGGTGCGGCTCCTCTGTGAGCACGTCGGGCGCGTGTACGGGGTGCTGTTCCTGGTGATGGCCTTCTGCGGCCTCCGGATCGGAGAGGCCCTGGGACTCCGCTGGAGCGACCTCGACGCCCGCCACCGCCGGCTGCTCATCCAGCGGCAGGTCATCTGGCGCCGAAAGAAGGACTGCAAGGCCGGGGAGCCACGGTGGGCGATCGCGGAGCCGAAGTCAGAGGCCGGCCAGCGGGCGGTGGAGATCCCGGCGCCCCTGTTCCCATTCCTCGAGGCGCACCGCGAGACGCAGAACGGCTCCCCGAATCCCCTGGGCCTGGTCTTCCCGAGCGAGGACGGGACCCCGCTCTACCCGGGGAACGTCCGGAGCCGGCACTTCGCCCCGGCCCTCAAGGCGCTCGGCGTGGAGGGGATCCGGCCGCACGACTTCCGGCGTACCTTCATCGCCCTGCACGTTGAGGCCGGGACGCACCCGAAGCAGATCCAGGAGCGGGTGGGGCACAGCAGTATCAAGCTCACGATGGACGTATACGGCAAGCTGGCGGGGAAGATGGCCCTCGGCGCTGAGCAGGCGGCCCGGCTGGACGCGCTGGCGACGAAGGCCCTCCCTGCTCCGGAGTAG